In one window of Dokdonia sp. PRO95 DNA:
- the mnmE gene encoding tRNA uridine-5-carboxymethylaminomethyl(34) synthesis GTPase MnmE, which produces MNVQDTIVALASPAGAGAIAVIRVSGAQALEITSPIFKSVSGKVLSEQKTHTIHLGHIMDGERTIDEVLVSLFKGTNSYTGEPTVEISCHGSNYIQQEIIQLLLRSGCRAAQAGEFTLRSFINGKMDLSQAEAVADLIASDNEASHQIAMQQMRGGFSNEIAQLRQELLNFASLIELELDFSEEDVEFADRSQFKELIARITKVLKRLIDSFATGNVIKNGIPVAIVGEPNVGKSTLLNALLNEERAIVSDIAGTTRDTIEDELSIGGIGFRFIDTAGIRETVDVIEGLGIKKTFEKIKQAQVVILLFSANEFLANAEIFKTEIEKIKNKFPLKPLIIVANKIDRVSENDITAISNQIPNLHLISAKENKGVDGLKTKLLEFVNTGALRNDETIVTNSRHYDALIKALEEIEKVQYGLDTDLSGDLMAIDIREALYHFGEITGQVTNDELLGNIFANFCIGK; this is translated from the coding sequence ATGAATGTACAAGATACTATAGTAGCTTTAGCAAGTCCAGCAGGCGCTGGCGCAATTGCCGTAATACGCGTTTCTGGAGCTCAAGCCCTAGAAATAACCTCCCCTATTTTTAAATCTGTAAGTGGTAAAGTGTTATCAGAGCAAAAAACACATACCATTCACTTAGGACATATTATGGATGGTGAGCGCACTATAGATGAAGTTCTAGTCTCATTATTTAAAGGCACAAACTCATACACTGGCGAGCCTACCGTGGAAATTTCTTGCCACGGATCTAATTATATTCAGCAAGAAATCATACAGTTACTATTAAGGTCAGGCTGTCGTGCTGCGCAGGCAGGAGAATTTACACTACGTTCATTTATTAATGGTAAAATGGACTTAAGTCAAGCAGAAGCTGTTGCAGATCTTATTGCTAGTGATAATGAAGCCTCTCATCAAATTGCAATGCAACAAATGCGAGGAGGCTTCTCTAATGAAATAGCACAGCTGCGTCAAGAGCTTTTAAACTTTGCATCCCTCATTGAACTAGAATTAGATTTCTCTGAAGAAGATGTTGAGTTTGCAGACCGTAGCCAATTTAAAGAGCTCATCGCTCGCATCACAAAAGTACTCAAGCGTCTCATAGATTCTTTTGCAACAGGTAATGTGATAAAAAATGGAATCCCCGTAGCTATTGTGGGCGAACCTAATGTAGGGAAATCAACATTATTAAATGCGCTGCTCAATGAAGAGCGCGCTATTGTATCAGATATCGCAGGTACCACTCGCGACACTATAGAAGATGAGCTATCTATAGGTGGTATTGGTTTTAGGTTTATAGACACAGCTGGCATACGAGAAACTGTAGATGTGATTGAAGGCTTAGGAATAAAGAAAACATTTGAAAAAATAAAACAAGCACAAGTTGTGATCCTGCTTTTTAGTGCAAATGAATTCCTTGCAAATGCTGAGATCTTTAAAACAGAGATTGAAAAAATTAAAAACAAGTTTCCTCTTAAGCCTCTTATTATTGTTGCCAATAAAATTGATCGAGTAAGTGAAAATGATATCACAGCAATAAGTAATCAAATACCAAATCTTCATTTAATTTCTGCCAAAGAAAATAAAGGAGTTGACGGTCTTAAAACTAAACTTCTTGAATTTGTAAACACTGGAGCCCTGCGCAATGACGAGACTATTGTTACAAACAGTAGACACTACGATGCATTAATCAAAGCACTCGAAGAGATAGAAAAAGTGCAATACGGACTAGATACAGATCTCTCAGGAGACCTTATGGCAATAGATATTAGAGAGGCACTTTATCATTTTGGAGAAATTACGGGACAAGTAACTAATGATGAGCTTCTTGGAAATATTTTTGCAAACTTTTGTATCGGGAAGTAA
- a CDS encoding DUF5689 domain-containing protein yields the protein MKKKLLSALLCIVLAFLSANTNAQGVFINELHYDNAGGDVNEGIELAGPEGTDLAGWSLVLYNGSNNEPYRTVDLTGVIANQQNGYGTVNYPITGIQNGAPDGIALVDETGNLVQFISYEGELTAIGGPADGLTSRNIGVSEGANTSTESSLSLSGNGTEAGDFTWEITTSNTFGAVNTNQVFGTLIITPMINEFVFNHAGSDTDEFIEVLAGDNEDLSAYSLLIIEGDVNSVGTITSVFQLGTTTSDGLYTIPFQNNVFQNGSQTILLVTNFSGKLGETIDTDVDGLIDFNPWDEIIDSVAVSDGDEGDLSYSDVVLTNDFDGGIFTVGGASRIPSRTNSGSTTDWIRNNFNGAGLPSFPSAIPSAGEAINSPNSENMVVSSEPTDDTILIINEIDADNTGTDTMEFVELYDGGTGNTPLDGYTVVFYNGSSDSSYASYSLDGFTTNARGFFVLGNEAISSASIVFPSNGIQNGADAIALYKDATYDFVNGSPVNLDNLQDAVVYDTNDADDDGLLILLKEGQEQLNEDILSNKDIFSLQRFTNGSGGLRETTTYVSALPTPGATNSNATEPITLVINELDADTAGSDSQEFLEIYDGGQGNTSLSGFVVVAYNGNGDTIYNTFDLEGYITNDEGYFVLGNADVLNVDLVISGNSFQNGADAIGLYQGTAADFPNGSVVTLDGLVDAIVYGTDDDTDSELIILLNPEQEQLNENQNGSKDSESLQRIPNGQGGTRNTANYVAQTPTPGKANDAIVVPGEILTISQVRAAAEGDTVTTTGILTVSDQFNGPAFIQDATGGIAIFDNLVHGENVFTIGDSITVTGTRSAFNNLAQISPVNVVEINSPPTSIIEPITIELSQLSNYEGQLVRVLNASFPNPGDLLFGNSNFELTDSSGTGQLRIDGNASSLITLTQPSSCDIVGVVGRFGDNFQLLPRLASDIPCATPFESPDETSDVSRDDSFDVVAWNIEWFGDENNAPPAGRPMSDEIQRDSVRTVLRRLDADVIAVEEIADDVLFAELVDGLEGYDYILSDAVSNPTGTPPFQKLGFIYKTATVNPVKTQALLATIHPLYNGGDDSALVDYPSTTDRFYASGRLPFLMTADVTINGSTEQIDLIALHARANGSTQSQNRYDMRRYDVEVLKDSLDAQFSDRKVILLGDYNDDVDETVADGVPTTESSFITYVQDPENYNVVTSVLSDAGFRSFVSRENMIDHIAITNELFENYIESSASIGYQFYDEDYAFTASDHFPVSARFLFDTIEPLEVVSIEAFDITCFDANDGVATVSITGGVAPYSYVWSDGQTENFAENLSEGTYSVIISDSNDEELLVENITISSPTQITFSVSEDVTIYKGYDSNCTVLSVSDIVAEGDTSILWSTGETTESITFCSEETTTVTVTIMDDNGCETTKEITVTVEDVTCGNNPYYKRVQLCYKGRSLCVSRYAARVFLRKGATLGACDNSSIVVSKIKVYPNPVIKDANVKITSAMDTDVTFELYNIFGVRVFSQNATISQGKSITTLQLGNLHRGFYFLKPTVNGVVQGTKVLIKR from the coding sequence ATGAAAAAAAAACTACTCAGTGCACTTTTGTGCATTGTATTGGCATTTCTTAGTGCTAATACGAATGCTCAAGGTGTTTTTATTAATGAATTGCATTATGACAACGCAGGGGGCGATGTTAATGAAGGAATTGAACTTGCTGGACCTGAGGGAACAGATTTAGCAGGATGGTCATTAGTTTTATATAATGGTTCTAATAACGAACCTTATCGAACAGTAGACCTTACGGGAGTAATAGCCAATCAACAAAATGGTTATGGAACCGTAAATTATCCTATTACAGGAATTCAGAATGGAGCTCCAGATGGTATTGCTCTTGTAGATGAAACAGGTAACTTGGTTCAATTTATATCATATGAAGGAGAACTTACTGCTATAGGAGGTCCAGCAGATGGCTTGACTAGTAGAAACATAGGTGTGTCAGAAGGAGCAAATACTTCAACCGAAAGTTCACTATCTCTATCTGGAAATGGTACAGAAGCAGGTGATTTTACTTGGGAAATTACAACTTCAAATACTTTTGGAGCGGTAAATACGAATCAAGTTTTTGGCACCTTGATTATCACGCCTATGATTAATGAATTTGTATTTAATCATGCTGGTTCTGATACCGACGAATTTATAGAAGTTCTTGCAGGGGACAATGAAGACCTCTCAGCCTATTCACTTTTAATTATTGAGGGTGATGTAAATTCTGTAGGAACTATTACTTCAGTATTTCAATTAGGTACTACCACTTCAGATGGGCTTTACACAATACCTTTTCAAAACAATGTGTTTCAAAATGGATCTCAAACGATTCTTCTTGTCACAAACTTTAGTGGTAAGCTCGGAGAAACTATTGATACAGATGTAGATGGTTTAATTGATTTTAATCCTTGGGATGAGATTATTGATAGTGTAGCGGTAAGTGATGGTGATGAAGGAGATTTGTCATACAGCGATGTTGTACTAACCAATGATTTTGACGGAGGAATTTTTACAGTAGGTGGAGCGTCTAGAATTCCTAGCCGAACTAATTCGGGAAGTACAACAGACTGGATTAGAAATAATTTTAATGGTGCTGGTCTTCCAAGTTTTCCAAGTGCAATACCGTCAGCAGGAGAAGCTATTAATTCTCCAAACTCTGAAAACATGGTAGTTTCTTCAGAACCAACAGACGACACAATATTAATCATTAATGAAATTGATGCAGACAATACTGGTACAGATACCATGGAATTCGTAGAATTATATGACGGTGGAACAGGTAATACACCTCTTGATGGTTACACCGTAGTATTTTATAATGGTTCTAGTGATTCAAGTTATGCATCTTATTCTTTAGATGGTTTTACTACAAATGCACGTGGCTTTTTTGTTTTAGGAAATGAAGCAATATCTTCCGCAAGTATTGTTTTTCCTAGTAATGGGATTCAGAATGGAGCAGATGCCATTGCCCTTTATAAAGATGCTACATATGATTTTGTTAATGGAAGTCCAGTAAATCTTGACAATCTTCAAGATGCCGTTGTTTACGATACTAATGATGCAGATGATGATGGTTTGCTTATACTTCTAAAAGAAGGTCAAGAACAGCTTAATGAAGATATTTTAAGTAATAAGGATATATTCTCTTTACAGAGATTTACAAATGGATCAGGTGGTTTAAGAGAAACTACAACTTATGTGAGTGCATTGCCTACTCCTGGAGCCACAAATAGCAATGCTACTGAACCAATTACTTTAGTCATTAATGAACTTGATGCAGACACCGCAGGATCAGATTCACAAGAATTTCTTGAAATTTACGACGGTGGACAAGGAAACACTTCCCTTTCAGGATTTGTTGTTGTTGCTTATAATGGAAATGGCGATACAATCTATAATACCTTTGACTTAGAGGGTTATATTACAAATGATGAAGGATACTTTGTTTTAGGAAATGCAGATGTTTTAAATGTAGATTTAGTAATTTCTGGTAACTCCTTTCAAAATGGAGCAGATGCTATAGGTCTCTATCAAGGAACTGCCGCTGATTTTCCAAATGGATCAGTAGTAACCCTTGATGGACTCGTTGATGCAATAGTTTATGGAACTGATGACGATACTGATTCAGAGTTAATTATATTGTTAAATCCAGAACAAGAACAACTTAACGAAAATCAAAATGGAAGTAAAGACTCAGAGTCTTTACAGAGAATTCCAAACGGACAAGGAGGGACAAGAAATACAGCAAACTATGTAGCTCAAACCCCTACACCAGGTAAGGCAAATGATGCTATTGTTGTTCCAGGGGAAATACTTACTATATCGCAGGTAAGAGCAGCGGCTGAAGGAGATACCGTTACAACTACTGGAATATTGACGGTAAGTGATCAGTTTAATGGACCTGCATTTATTCAAGATGCAACGGGAGGAATTGCAATATTTGATAATCTTGTTCATGGTGAGAATGTATTTACTATTGGTGATTCTATCACAGTTACAGGTACTAGAAGTGCATTCAATAATCTAGCACAGATAAGTCCTGTTAATGTTGTTGAAATTAATTCACCACCTACAAGTATTATAGAACCTATTACCATTGAATTATCACAACTATCTAATTATGAAGGACAATTAGTGCGTGTTTTAAATGCAAGTTTCCCAAATCCAGGTGACTTACTATTTGGAAATTCTAACTTTGAACTTACAGATAGCAGTGGAACAGGTCAGTTGCGTATCGACGGAAATGCATCTTCACTTATTACATTAACACAACCTAGTAGTTGTGATATTGTAGGAGTTGTAGGTCGTTTTGGCGATAATTTCCAACTATTACCTAGACTAGCAAGTGATATACCATGCGCTACTCCTTTCGAAAGTCCAGATGAAACCTCTGATGTTTCAAGGGATGATAGCTTTGATGTAGTCGCGTGGAATATTGAGTGGTTCGGGGATGAAAATAATGCTCCGCCAGCTGGCAGACCTATGTCTGATGAAATACAGAGAGATAGCGTACGCACAGTACTAAGAAGATTAGATGCAGATGTAATTGCTGTAGAAGAAATTGCAGATGATGTACTTTTCGCAGAACTAGTAGATGGATTAGAAGGCTACGATTATATCCTGTCTGATGCTGTTTCTAATCCAACAGGAACACCACCTTTTCAAAAGCTTGGTTTTATTTATAAAACTGCTACGGTGAATCCTGTGAAAACACAAGCTCTATTAGCTACAATACACCCATTATACAATGGAGGTGATGATAGTGCTTTAGTAGATTATCCTAGTACTACAGATCGTTTTTATGCAAGTGGTCGTCTACCTTTCTTAATGACTGCAGATGTTACTATAAATGGGAGCACAGAGCAAATAGATTTAATAGCATTGCATGCACGTGCAAATGGTAGTACACAATCTCAAAATAGATATGATATGCGTCGTTATGATGTAGAAGTACTTAAAGATTCTCTAGATGCACAATTTTCAGATAGAAAGGTTATTCTTTTGGGAGATTACAATGATGATGTTGATGAGACGGTTGCAGATGGTGTGCCCACAACAGAATCATCATTTATAACTTACGTACAAGATCCAGAAAACTACAACGTTGTTACAAGTGTATTAAGTGATGCTGGATTTAGATCTTTTGTATCTAGAGAAAATATGATTGATCATATTGCCATCACAAATGAACTTTTTGAGAATTATATCGAGAGTAGTGCATCAATAGGATATCAATTTTATGATGAAGATTATGCATTCACTGCATCTGATCACTTTCCAGTTTCAGCTAGATTCTTATTTGATACTATAGAGCCTCTAGAAGTGGTATCTATAGAAGCATTTGACATCACTTGTTTTGATGCAAATGATGGAGTTGCAACCGTTTCTATAACAGGAGGTGTTGCTCCGTATAGCTATGTTTGGAGTGATGGGCAAACAGAAAATTTTGCCGAGAATTTATCCGAAGGCACCTATTCAGTAATTATTAGTGATAGTAATGATGAAGAACTCTTAGTTGAGAACATTACTATATCTAGTCCTACACAGATAACATTTTCAGTTTCTGAGGATGTGACTATATACAAGGGTTATGATTCTAATTGTACAGTATTATCTGTATCTGATATTGTGGCAGAAGGTGATACATCCATATTATGGAGTACGGGGGAGACTACAGAAAGTATTACTTTTTGTTCTGAAGAAACAACAACCGTAACAGTTACAATAATGGATGATAATGGATGTGAGACTACAAAGGAAATTACTGTTACAGTAGAGGATGTAACATGTGGTAATAATCCATATTACAAGCGAGTTCAGCTCTGTTACAAGGGGCGTTCACTTTGTGTAAGCCGTTATGCTGCAAGAGTATTTTTACGAAAAGGTGCAACATTAGGCGCTTGCGATAACTCTTCAATTGTTGTTTCTAAAATTAAAGTATATCCTAATCCAGTAATTAAAGATGCTAATGTTAAAATTACTAGCGCTATGGATACTGATGTGACTTTTGAACTATATAATATCTTTGGTGTTCGTGTATTTTCTCAAAATGCAACAATTTCTCAAGGGAAATCAATCACAACGCTACAACTAGGGAATTTACATAGAGGTTTTTATTTCCTAAAGCCAACTGTAAATGGAGTAGTGCAAGGGACGAAAGTTCTTATCAAGAGATAA
- the namA gene encoding NADPH dehydrogenase NamA, producing MSKLYTPFKIRGLELSNRIVVSPMCQYSSVNGLANDWHLVHLGSRAVGGAGLIITEAAAISPEGRITPSDMGIWLDEHIEPLKRITTFIKEQGTAVGIQLAHAGRKASTLPPWEGSKILTSDDGGWDPVAPSPIAFDENGLMPKELSKDEIKDIIKSFVDGAKRAVEAGFDVIEIHAAHGYLLNQFLSPLTNKREDQYGGSFQNRARMLLEVVEKIRTVIPVKMPLFVRISATEWAEGGHTIEDSLKISQLLKDNGVDLIDCSTGGVVKNQEIPVKKNYQVPFAEKIKKEIKIATGAVGLIDDAIQADDILTNDRADLIFVGREMLRNPYFGLLSPELGGKKIAWPNQYQRAKPRK from the coding sequence ATGTCAAAATTATACACTCCATTCAAAATAAGAGGCTTAGAATTATCCAATAGAATTGTAGTTTCTCCCATGTGCCAATATAGCTCAGTTAACGGATTGGCAAATGATTGGCACCTTGTTCATTTAGGTTCTAGAGCTGTAGGAGGAGCTGGGCTCATTATTACTGAGGCTGCTGCAATTTCTCCAGAAGGAAGGATTACACCATCAGATATGGGAATTTGGTTAGATGAGCATATTGAGCCTCTTAAACGGATTACAACATTTATTAAGGAACAAGGAACAGCAGTGGGAATTCAGCTAGCACACGCTGGTAGAAAGGCAAGTACATTACCACCTTGGGAGGGGAGTAAAATACTAACTAGTGATGATGGTGGATGGGATCCTGTAGCGCCATCACCTATAGCGTTTGATGAGAACGGCCTTATGCCAAAAGAACTCTCTAAGGACGAAATTAAAGATATCATAAAGTCATTTGTAGATGGAGCTAAGAGAGCTGTTGAAGCAGGTTTTGATGTCATTGAGATTCACGCTGCACATGGTTATCTTTTAAATCAGTTTTTATCACCTCTCACTAATAAAAGAGAAGATCAATATGGTGGTTCTTTTCAAAACCGAGCGCGCATGTTGTTAGAAGTTGTTGAAAAAATTAGAACCGTGATTCCTGTAAAGATGCCTTTGTTTGTACGAATATCTGCTACAGAATGGGCAGAAGGTGGTCATACCATTGAAGATTCTCTGAAAATTTCTCAGCTTCTTAAGGATAATGGAGTAGACTTGATAGACTGTTCAACGGGAGGTGTTGTTAAGAATCAAGAAATTCCAGTTAAAAAAAACTATCAAGTTCCTTTTGCAGAAAAAATCAAAAAGGAAATTAAAATAGCCACGGGTGCAGTAGGCTTAATTGATGACGCCATTCAAGCTGATGATATTTTAACTAATGATCGAGCAGATTTAATATTTGTAGGTAGAGAAATGTTACGAAATCCATATTTTGGATTATTAAGTCCAGAACTAGGAGGGAAGAAGATTGCTTGGCCGAATCAATATCAAAGAGCAAAACCTAGAAAATAG
- a CDS encoding capsule assembly Wzi family protein — translation MRVHAALIFIWLFTSVCAGQDDFEVRGTFESRLFSKKNRLPFWSFTNSQGFLNESSTYGVSAFAKADYIISNNHILTLGAGAYLSDGFEDNLRRSDLYLEYRNRSILVTLGAKQLPQYEYNLSTINDNILQTGNSRPFPGIIISNVKPIKLSDKFSLDGELAHYSLNDNRSTKNAQIHYKMIRTNWRINETSSLSIALRHYVQWAGTLSDGTELPSDLNAFGRIFIGANGGDIDNPNEAINALGNHLGSYNVNYKKYFKNGTLALYHQSLFEDRSGRELNNFPDGVWGITYLPKGSKLIRSILYEYIQTVSQSGAPRPTEGLNQQSGDDNYFSNNIYPSGWTYEGAIIGLPLINPFGNTMTPSNNRMIGHHLGIAGSLGKIDYTIKGSYIQNLGTYNSPIKPRQQAFYSYANFSYDTNILGIINLFLGADYINDFSNATSIGIGYKYNLE, via the coding sequence ATGAGAGTTCATGCAGCTTTAATTTTTATTTGGTTATTTACATCAGTTTGTGCTGGCCAAGATGATTTTGAAGTAAGAGGTACGTTTGAATCTAGACTTTTTTCTAAAAAAAATAGACTTCCTTTTTGGAGTTTTACTAATAGTCAAGGTTTTTTAAATGAGTCAAGTACTTATGGGGTTTCCGCTTTCGCGAAAGCGGACTATATCATATCAAATAATCATATATTAACTCTAGGTGCAGGTGCTTATCTATCTGATGGCTTTGAGGATAATCTAAGGAGAAGTGATTTATATTTGGAATATAGAAACAGATCAATTTTAGTGACCTTAGGAGCTAAACAACTTCCTCAATATGAATATAATTTATCTACCATAAATGATAATATTTTACAAACTGGAAATTCGCGACCATTTCCCGGAATCATCATTTCTAATGTTAAGCCAATTAAATTATCAGATAAATTTTCATTAGACGGTGAGTTAGCTCATTATAGTTTGAATGATAATCGCAGTACAAAAAATGCGCAGATTCATTATAAAATGATTAGAACTAATTGGAGAATAAATGAAACAAGTTCTCTTTCTATAGCACTAAGACATTATGTACAATGGGCTGGTACGCTCTCAGACGGAACTGAACTTCCAAGTGACTTAAATGCATTTGGTAGAATTTTTATTGGAGCCAATGGAGGCGATATAGATAACCCTAACGAAGCTATTAACGCTTTAGGAAATCACTTAGGTAGTTATAATGTTAATTATAAAAAATACTTCAAAAATGGAACATTAGCGCTCTATCATCAATCATTGTTTGAAGATCGATCTGGACGAGAATTAAATAATTTTCCTGATGGTGTATGGGGTATAACTTATTTACCTAAAGGAAGTAAGTTGATTAGGTCAATACTTTATGAATATATACAAACGGTATCGCAGAGTGGCGCTCCTAGACCAACAGAAGGACTTAACCAGCAGAGTGGTGATGATAATTATTTTAGTAATAATATTTATCCATCTGGGTGGACTTATGAAGGTGCTATTATAGGATTACCATTAATTAATCCCTTCGGCAACACAATGACGCCTAGTAATAACAGAATGATAGGTCATCATCTAGGTATAGCTGGATCACTAGGGAAGATTGACTATACAATTAAAGGGTCTTATATACAGAATCTTGGAACGTACAACTCGCCCATTAAACCTAGACAACAAGCGTTTTATAGTTATGCAAATTTTTCTTATGACACCAATATTCTCGGAATTATCAATCTTTTTTTAGGAGCAGATTATATCAATGACTTCTCTAATGCAACAAGTATAGGAATAGGGTACAAGTACAACTTAGAGTGA
- a CDS encoding nucleoside-diphosphate sugar epimerase/dehydratase — protein sequence MLKRIIEAINRLFKEENKLDIRNLRYLPRWAVLFIDVFLILFAVVVTYILLDGIAIRPLKTIGLNKQLSLILGVNFVYLLIFKTYAGLIRHSSYMDALKLVFASGSTFLSLILINIICLSFGYPKIFLTTGVFLFAVLSFSIQFIFRLLVKQLYDSFKLVLKDEELVKAVIVGIDDSAISIAAALDIEHPQRFVVQGFISKRQNKSLRILSKPVLELNNGIDKLTKKLDASAIIFAGNTLNAEEKFQIVKECLEYDIKVYNSPLVINWSEKTTVTDQLKTLQIEDLLDRDPIKLNDDIKSQKIKDKTVLVTGGAGSIGSEIARQVSSYKPFKLIILDQAESPLHNLSLELLGTYPDIDFEFVICDVANRNRLRVLFDAFKIDIIYHAAAYKHVPLMENNPSEAILTNIYGTKNLADIAAKHKVSHFVMVSTDKAVNPTNVMGATKRAAEMYVQSKNFNLLEKGKKNTTKFITTRFGNVLGSNGSVVPLFKKQIEGGGPVTITHPDIIRYFMTIPEACQLVLEAGTMGKGGEIFIFDMGEPVRIMDLAEKMIKLAGHTLNEDIEIKITGLRPGEKLYEELLSNESKTLPTHHDKIMISEDLENDYEQINTVINSIIKAAIKNNNTISVAKLKSLVPEFKSNNSEYELLDINVGGIDNNNLSFENSNTNSSN from the coding sequence ATGTTGAAAAGAATAATAGAAGCTATAAATCGATTATTTAAAGAAGAAAATAAACTCGATATACGAAACTTACGGTACTTACCTAGATGGGCTGTTTTATTTATAGACGTTTTTCTTATTCTTTTTGCTGTTGTTGTTACCTATATATTGTTAGATGGTATTGCAATTAGACCTTTAAAAACTATAGGTTTAAATAAACAGCTCAGCTTAATTTTAGGAGTTAACTTTGTATACCTATTAATTTTCAAAACTTATGCAGGTTTAATAAGACATTCATCCTATATGGATGCTTTAAAATTAGTTTTTGCTTCTGGATCTACCTTTTTAAGTCTAATTCTAATTAATATTATATGCCTATCGTTCGGTTATCCAAAAATCTTTCTAACCACAGGAGTATTTTTATTTGCAGTTTTATCTTTTAGTATACAATTTATATTTAGACTACTAGTAAAGCAGCTGTACGATTCTTTTAAACTAGTATTAAAGGATGAAGAATTAGTAAAAGCTGTTATAGTTGGCATTGATGATAGTGCAATATCAATAGCTGCTGCTCTTGATATTGAACACCCACAACGATTTGTTGTTCAGGGATTTATTTCAAAAAGGCAAAACAAGAGTTTACGAATACTGAGTAAACCTGTTTTAGAATTAAATAATGGCATCGATAAACTAACAAAAAAACTTGATGCATCTGCAATAATCTTTGCCGGAAACACACTTAATGCAGAAGAGAAATTCCAAATTGTAAAGGAATGTTTAGAATATGACATTAAAGTTTATAATTCACCTTTAGTAATTAATTGGAGCGAAAAAACGACTGTTACCGATCAGCTCAAAACTCTTCAGATTGAAGATCTTTTAGATAGGGACCCTATAAAACTAAATGATGATATAAAATCTCAAAAAATAAAAGATAAAACTGTCTTAGTAACTGGTGGGGCGGGATCTATAGGTAGTGAAATTGCTCGACAGGTTTCCTCTTATAAGCCTTTTAAACTTATAATTTTAGATCAGGCTGAATCACCTCTGCATAATCTCAGCTTAGAATTACTAGGGACGTATCCGGACATTGATTTTGAGTTTGTAATATGTGATGTTGCAAATAGAAATAGATTACGTGTACTTTTCGATGCTTTTAAAATTGATATTATATATCACGCAGCCGCATACAAACACGTACCATTAATGGAGAACAATCCATCTGAGGCCATACTTACAAATATTTACGGCACAAAAAATCTAGCAGATATTGCAGCAAAACATAAGGTAAGTCATTTTGTTATGGTAAGTACTGACAAAGCTGTTAATCCTACTAATGTTATGGGTGCGACCAAAAGGGCAGCAGAAATGTATGTACAATCAAAGAATTTTAACTTACTTGAAAAAGGTAAAAAGAATACTACTAAGTTCATCACAACGAGGTTTGGCAATGTGCTAGGATCTAATGGATCTGTAGTACCATTATTTAAGAAGCAAATTGAGGGTGGAGGACCAGTGACGATAACCCATCCAGATATTATACGCTATTTTATGACTATACCTGAGGCGTGCCAACTCGTTCTGGAGGCTGGAACAATGGGTAAAGGAGGTGAGATTTTTATATTTGATATGGGAGAGCCAGTACGTATAATGGATCTCGCAGAAAAGATGATTAAGCTAGCGGGACATACTCTTAATGAAGATATAGAAATAAAGATCACAGGTTTACGACCAGGGGAAAAGCTTTACGAGGAATTATTGAGTAACGAAAGTAAAACTTTACCTACGCATCATGACAAAATAATGATAAGCGAGGATCTAGAGAATGACTATGAACAGATTAATACAGTAATAAATTCAATTATAAAAGCGGCAATTAAAAATAATAATACAATTAGTGTTGCTAAGCTTAAATCTTTGGTGCCTGAGTTTAAAAGTAATAATTCGGAATATGAATTATTAGACATAAACGTAGGTGGAATTGATAATAACAATTTGTCTTTTGAAAATTCAAACACCAACAGTTCTAATTAA